DNA from Cupriavidus necator N-1:
CTGGGACGCTACCGCGGCATGGCGGTGGCGGGCTGCGCGCCGGACGAGATGGGGATTGGCCCGGTGTTCGCCGTGCCCAGGCTGCTCGAGCGCCATGACATGACGGTGGCGGATGTGGGCCTGTGGGAGCTGAACGAGGCCTTTGCCTGCCAGGTGCTGTACTGCCAGCAGAAGCTGGGCATCCCGGATGCGCGGCTGAACGTCAACGGCGGCGCGATCTCGATCGGCCATCCGTTCGGCATGTCGGGTGCGCGCATGACCGCGCACGCGCTGATTGAAGGCCGGCGCCGCGGCGTGCAGCAGGCGGTGGTGACCATGTGCATCGGCGGCGGCATGGGCGCCGCCGCGCTGTTCGACATCCTGTAATCACAAGCAGCCCCTGCAGGGACCGGCCCGCAACGAGGCCGCCTGCCATCACTCCAACCGGAGGAGACATCATGAAACGACTGATCGGCGTCGCCATGTCGCTGGCCGTGCTGGCCACCGCGGTATGGGCCTTCGCGCCGCGCCCGCTGCCGCCGTTCGCGGCTACGACGCTGCGCCCGGACGGCCTGCAGGTCAACGGCATCGCGCGCGCCGGCGAGCGCCTGGTGGCGGTGGGCGAGCGCGGCCAGATCCTGTTCAGCGACGACCAGGGCCGCAACTGGCGCACGGCCGTCGTGGATCATCCGCAAGGCGCCGCGCTGACCCAGGTGGTCTTTGCCGACAGCCGCCACGGCATGGCGGTCGGGCACAGCGGCTGGATCCTGCGCACCGAAGACGGCGGTGCCCACTGGCAGCAGGTGGCCTTCGACGCGCGCTCGTCCGATCCGCTGCTGGGCGCCTGGGCGCAGGCGGGCGGCCCGTGGTTCGCGGTCGGCAGCTTTGGCCGCTTCCTGGTCTCGCGCGACCAGGGCAGGCACTGGGAGGCGGCCGCAGACAAGGCCATGCAAGACCGCCACCTCAACGGCATTGCCGGCGATGGGCAGGGACGCCTGATGCTGGTCGGCGAAGCCGGCCTGGTGCTGCGCTCGCCCGACGGCGGCAGCCGCTGGGAGGTGGTGAAGTCCCCCTACGAGGGTTCGCTGTACGGCGTGCAGCCGCTGCGCGACGGCGCCTGGCTGGCTTTCGGCATGCGCGGCAACGCCTTGCGCAGCGAGGACTTCGGCGCCACCTGGCAGGCCGCGGACACTGGCCTCAAGACCTCGTTCTTCGGCGGCGTCGAGCTGCCCGATGGCCGCATCGTGCTGGCCGGGCAGGGTGGCACGCTGGTGATGTCCGCCGACGGCGGGCGCCAGTTCACCGCCTTGCCCGCCGGCAGCCCGCAGACCCTGGCCGCGCTGGCCCCTGCCGGCAAGGACACGCTGGCGCTGGGCGGCAATGGCGGCCTTGCCGGCGCCACGCTCGCCGCCAACCCCCGCTGACCCTGCCTGACCCTGGCTAACCGAATGCGAGAACGATCATGACCCGCCCCCATTCCTCCGGCCGCCTGGGCCGCCTTGTCGATGCCTGTGCCAGCCTGCTGATGCACCGGCGCCGCCTGCTGCTGGTGCTGTGCCTGGCCGTGACCGTGGCGCTGGGCGTCTCGGCCACGCGGCTGCGGCTCGATCCCGGCTTCAACAAGATGATCCCGCTGCAGCACCGGTACATGCAGGTGTTTACCAAATACGCGAGCACCTTCTCCGGTGCCAATACGGTGCTGCTGAGCCTGCGCTGGAAGGGCGACGGCGACATCTATAACGCGGCCTTCATGGACAAGCTGCGCCGCGCCACCGATGACGTGTTCTTCATTCCCGGCGTGGACCGGTCGCGCGTGTTCTCGCTGTTCACGCCCAATGTGCGCTACACCGAGGTGACGGAGGCGGGCTTTCGCGGCGACGTGGTGGTTCCGGGGCGCTTCTCCGGCACGCCGGCCGAGCTCGATAAGGTGCGCCGCAACGTGGCGCGCTCCGGCCAGATCGGCCGCCTCGTCAGCAACGACCTGAGGTCCGCGCTGATTCGCGCGGAGCTGCGTGAGACCGATCCGGCCACCGGCAAGACCATCGACTACGGTTCGGTCGCACGCCAGCTGGAGAAGATCCGCGGGGAATTCAGCGGCACCGACGTCGAGGTCAATATCGTCGGCTTTGCCAAGCTGGTGGGCGATGTGGAAGAGGGCATCGCCGGCGTGATGGGCTTCTTCGCGCTGGCCTTCGCCGTGACTGCGCTGCTGCTGTGGCTGTACACGCGCTCGCTGCGCATCACGCTGCTGTCGCTGGTGGTGGCGCTGCTGCCCGTGGCCTGGCTGCTGGGCCTGCTGCCGCTGCTGGGCTACGGCATCGACCCAATGTCGATCCTGGTGCCGTTCCTGATCTTCTCGATCGGGGTCTCGCACGCGGTGCAGATGACCAATGCCTGGAAGCAGGAAGTGGTGCAGGGGCATGGTGCGCTGGACAGCGCCAGCGCGGCCTTCCGCAAACTGTTCATCCCCGGCACGGTCGCGCTGCTGACCAACGCGCTCGGGTTCATGGTCATCATGCGCATCGAGATCGACATCGTGCGCGAGCTTGGCATCACGGCCTGCCTGGGTGTGCTGCTGATGATCGTGACCAACAAGGTGTTCCTGCCGATCCTGCTGTCGTACACGCGGCTGGAGCCGTCGGCGCTGGCATCGGCGCAGGCCCGGCGCGCGCAGGGAACCGGCGGGCTGTGGCAGAAGTTCGGCGCGCTGGCGCGCCCGGGACCGGCGCTGGGGGTGTTCGTGGCCGCGCTCGCGCTGCTGGCGGCCGGCGCCATCGATTCACGCGGCCTGAAGATCGGCGATGTCGGCAGCGGCGCACCGGAACTGCGCGCGGATTCGCGCTACAACCGCGATAGCGCCAGCATCGTGAGCCAGTACAACATCGGCTCGGATGCACTGACCGTGGTGGTGGAGCCCACCGGCTTCGACGACGGCTGCCTGCACTACCCGGTGATGAGTGCGGTGGAACGCTTCGAGATGCATATGCGCGGCGTGTCCGGCGTGCAGTCGGTAGTGAGCGTGTCATCGCTGGCCAAGGTGGTGATCGGCGCCTACAACGAGGGCAACCCGCGCTGGGAGGCGCTGCCGCGCAGCAGCGAGGGCCTGAGCCAGGGCGCCAAGGCCTTCGACCCGGACAACGGCATGAATACCTCGAACTGCCAGGCCATCCAGGTGCTGATCTACACGGCCAACCATGAGGGCGCCACCATCGCCCACATCATCCGCGAGATCCGCCGCTTCACCGCCGCCGACAAGACCCCCAACGTGGCGTTCCGCCTGGCCGGGGGCAATATCGGCGTGATGGCGGCCACCAATGAGGCCGTGGAGGAAGCCGAAGTGACCATGCTGCTGTCGATCTTCGGCGCGATCACGCTGCTGTGCCTGCTGACGTTCCGCTCGTGGCGCGCGGTGCTGTGCATCATCGTGCCGCTGACGCTGGTGTCGGTGCTGTGCAATGCGCTGATGGCGCGGCTTGGCATCGGGCTGAAGGTGTCGACGCTGCCGGTCATCACACTGGGCGTGGGCGTTGGCGTGGACTACGGCATCTACCTGTATGAGCGCATCCAGCACCAGATCCGCGAGGAAGGACAGGCCTTGCCGCAGGCCTTTGCCGAGGCCATGCGCCAGCGCGGTTCGGCGGCGCTGTTCACGGCGCTGACGATGTGCATCGGCGTGGGCACCTGGGCCTTTGCCGCGCTCAAGTTCCAGGCCGACATGGGGATCCTGCTGGCCTTCATGTTCCTGGTGAACCTGTTCGGTGCGGTGTCTTTGCTGCCGGCGCTGGCTGCGTGGCTGGGGGTGGAGGAAGAAGAGCGTGCACGCGTGGCCGCCGGTGGTGCCGGTGGCGCAGCGCGCGGCGAGACGGTGACGCCGGCGCACGCCTTGAAATCCGACGTGGTATAGGGCCGATGTCCCGGAGAAACAACATGCACGATAACCAGGCTTCCGCGGCGGCGGCATTCACGCCGGTCCGCATCGGCCCGCTCACGCTGCGCAACCGCTTGATCAAGGCCGGCGCCAACGAGGGCATGACGCCGCAGGGCCTGCCGACCCAGGCCCTGGTCAGGCACCACCGCGAGCTTGCCGCGGGCGGCGTGGGCATGACCACGGTAGCGTATGCGGCGGTGGCCGACGACGGCCTGACTTTTTCGCACCAGCTCAGCATGCGCCCGGAGCAGGTTGCGCCCCTGCGCGTGCTGACCGATGCCGTGCATCGCGAAGGCGCTGCGGCCTGCCTGCAGATCACCCATGCGGGCTCGTTCACCACCATGCGCCACGGCGGCAGCCGCGCGCCGGGCAGTGCTTCGGCCGGACTCAATGCCTTTGGCATGCTGCATGGCGTGTATTTCCAGCGTGCCATGCGCGAGGCGGACATGGCACGCGTTGCCGGCCAGTTCGCCGCGGCAGCGCGTCTGGCGCGCGAAGCCGGCTTCGATGCGGTGGAAATCCACATGGGGCACGGCTACCTGCTCAACCAGTTCCTGTCGCCGCTGAGCAACCGGCGGCGCGATGCGTTCGGCGGCGGCGTGGAGAACCGCACCCGCTTTCCGGCCGCGGTGCTGCGCCAGGTGAAGGACGCGGTCGGCGCCGAGCTGGCGGTCTGCTGCAAGCTGAGCGTCAGCGACGGCGTGCCGGGCGGCAACGAACCTGCGGATTCCGCCGTGACCGCGCGCCTGCTGGAGGCGGAAGGCGCCGACCTGCTGACCCTCAGCGGCGGGCGCAACGTGGAGAGCCCGTGGGCGCTGTTCGGCAGCCCCATGCCCACGGCGCAGATGAAGGCCGCCGCACCGACCGCGGTGGCGCGCTTCGGCATCACCATGCTGGAAAAGCGTACGCCGCGCGCGCTGGCCTTTCGCGAGCTGTATTTCCTGGAAGCGTCGCGCGTGGTGCGGCGGGCGGTGCGCATGCCGCTGGCCTATATCGGCGGCGTCAAGTCGATCGGCAATGTCGCGCAGCTGATGGAAGAGGGTTTCGACTGCGTCGCGCTGGCGCGCGCGCTGATCCACGATCCCGCGCTGGTCGCCAACTGGCGCAGCGGCGCGGTGGCGCATTCGGCCTGTGACAGCTGCAATGGCTGCGTGGCCCGGATCTACGATCCGGCCGGCGTCAGTTGCGTGCACGGCCCGGGCAATGATCCGGCTCTGACCAGGATTGCCGCGCTGCAGTAGTCCGATGGGACGATGAGCCGCCGGCCAGACGCTCTTATCTTGAAGGTCCCACGGGAATTCAAGGAGACAGACGCCATGACCGCTGACGGCAACCAGACTGGCTACAAGGCCGGCTACAAGATCGAATCACGCCCGCCCGAGGCCCGCTTCGCGCGGGGCTGGCATTGCCTCGGCCTGGCCGATGGCTACCGCGACGGCGTGCCGCACACGCTGAATATCTTCGGCCGGCGCCTGGCGGCATTTGCCGACTCGACCGGCGCGATTCGGGTGATCGACGGCTACTGTCCGCACATGGGGGCGGACCTGAGCACCGGCACCGTGCAGGGCGACAACCTGGTCTGCCCGTTCCACGGCTGGCAATGGGGCGGCGACGGCGGCTGCAAGTCCATCCCTTACTGCAAGCGCGTGCCGCCCAAGGCCCGCGTCGGCGCCTGGGAGACCTGCGAGCAGAACCGGCTGCTCTTCATCTGGCACGATCCCGAAGGCCGCCCGGCCCCCCCCGAGGTGGCGATCCCGCGCATCGAGGCCTGCTTCTCATCGGATTGGTCGGACTGGGCCATCGACGAGATGCTGATCCGCACCAACTGCCGCGAGCTGGTCGACAATATCTCTGACATGGCGCATTTCGGCACGGTCCATGGCGCGCCGGTGGACTACTTTGCCAACCTGTTCGAAGACCACAAGGCCACGCAGCTGATGATCGGACGCAGTGCTCGGCTCTCCGGCGATGCACAGCTGACGGCGCTGTCCACGTACTTCGGGCCCGCGTACCACATCACCGAGATGAGCGGACAGATGGGCGACCAGCAGATCCACTCGATCCTGCTCAACTGCCATGTGCCGATCGACCTCAACAGCTTCGCGCTGCGCTACGGCGTGCTGGTGAAGAAGATCCCGGGGCTGTCCGAGGAACAGAACCGTGCCATGGCGCAAGCCTATGTGGAGCAGGCCAAACAGGCCTTCTACGAGGACGTGGCGATCTGGGACAGCAAGATCCGCATCGACAACCCGCTGCTGTGCGAAGGCGACGGGCCCATCTACCAGATGCGTGACTGGTACCAGCAGTTCTACACCGACGTGGAACAGGTGCGGCCGTCCAGCGTGGCACGGCGCACGTTCGAGCTGAACCCGGGCGGCATCGAGCCGCCGGCGCTGCGGCATGTGTTCGAGGCCTGATCGACACCGTCATGGAACTCAACCACATGAAAACCGTAGTCATTACCGGAGCCGCGTCCGGCATGGGTGCGGCCGTGCGCCAGCGCATGCTCGCGGACGGCTGCCGGGTCATCGGCATCGACCTGCGCGATGCCGACATCCTTGCCGACCTGTCCAACCCGCAGGGCCGCGCTGCCGCCATCGACGCTGTACTGTCGCGGTCGGGTGGCCGCATCGATCAGCTGGTCTGCTGCGCCGGCCTGGGCCCGCATGTCGAACCCGCCACGCTGGTGGCATCGGTCAACTACTTCGGCGTGGTGGCGCTGCTGGATGGCCTGTTCGAGGCGCTGCGCCAGGGCTCGGATCCGTGCGCCGTGGTGGTGTCGTCCAATTCGGCCACGCTCCAGTCCTGGGAGGGCAGCCCGCTGCGTGATGCCTACCTTGCCGGCGACGAGTCCGGCGTGCGCGCGATGGTGGCAGCCGCCGCGGCGGCGGAAGCCACCCGGGACCAGGCTGGCTATATTGCCTATGCCAGCTCCAAGCATGCGGTGGCGGCGGCCGCGCGGCAACGTGCTGCCGCGTGGGGCCAGGCCGGCGTGCGCTTCAACGTGGTCGCGCCGGGCGCGGTGGAAACGCCGCTGCTGCAGGCAGGGCTGAAGGACCCGCGCTATGGCGACGCCATCCGCGATTTCCTGCCGCCGTTGGGCCGCCGTGCGCAGCCTGAAGAGGTGGCCGCGCTGATCGTCTTCCTGTGCGGGCCGCAGGCGGCCTACATCCATGGCAACGTGGTGTTCATCGACGGCGGCCTGGATGCCGCGCAGCGACCGCTGAACTTCTGATCTCCTGGTCAATGGGGCATCCGCCGCGGCTCGCGGCGGATGCCCCATTTTTATTTGATGGCGTTCCGGACTTACGCGACCACGACATCGTCCTGCATCCGGCGTTCGCGTTCGCCGGGATACAGGGCTTCCTTTTCGAGGTAGAAGCAACCGGCGCAGCCCGGGTTGCAATCGGAGCGGCTGGG
Protein-coding regions in this window:
- a CDS encoding WD40/YVTN/BNR-like repeat-containing protein, yielding MKRLIGVAMSLAVLATAVWAFAPRPLPPFAATTLRPDGLQVNGIARAGERLVAVGERGQILFSDDQGRNWRTAVVDHPQGAALTQVVFADSRHGMAVGHSGWILRTEDGGAHWQQVAFDARSSDPLLGAWAQAGGPWFAVGSFGRFLVSRDQGRHWEAAADKAMQDRHLNGIAGDGQGRLMLVGEAGLVLRSPDGGSRWEVVKSPYEGSLYGVQPLRDGAWLAFGMRGNALRSEDFGATWQAADTGLKTSFFGGVELPDGRIVLAGQGGTLVMSADGGRQFTALPAGSPQTLAALAPAGKDTLALGGNGGLAGATLAANPR
- a CDS encoding efflux RND transporter permease subunit; this translates as MTRPHSSGRLGRLVDACASLLMHRRRLLLVLCLAVTVALGVSATRLRLDPGFNKMIPLQHRYMQVFTKYASTFSGANTVLLSLRWKGDGDIYNAAFMDKLRRATDDVFFIPGVDRSRVFSLFTPNVRYTEVTEAGFRGDVVVPGRFSGTPAELDKVRRNVARSGQIGRLVSNDLRSALIRAELRETDPATGKTIDYGSVARQLEKIRGEFSGTDVEVNIVGFAKLVGDVEEGIAGVMGFFALAFAVTALLLWLYTRSLRITLLSLVVALLPVAWLLGLLPLLGYGIDPMSILVPFLIFSIGVSHAVQMTNAWKQEVVQGHGALDSASAAFRKLFIPGTVALLTNALGFMVIMRIEIDIVRELGITACLGVLLMIVTNKVFLPILLSYTRLEPSALASAQARRAQGTGGLWQKFGALARPGPALGVFVAALALLAAGAIDSRGLKIGDVGSGAPELRADSRYNRDSASIVSQYNIGSDALTVVVEPTGFDDGCLHYPVMSAVERFEMHMRGVSGVQSVVSVSSLAKVVIGAYNEGNPRWEALPRSSEGLSQGAKAFDPDNGMNTSNCQAIQVLIYTANHEGATIAHIIREIRRFTAADKTPNVAFRLAGGNIGVMAATNEAVEEAEVTMLLSIFGAITLLCLLTFRSWRAVLCIIVPLTLVSVLCNALMARLGIGLKVSTLPVITLGVGVGVDYGIYLYERIQHQIREEGQALPQAFAEAMRQRGSAALFTALTMCIGVGTWAFAALKFQADMGILLAFMFLVNLFGAVSLLPALAAWLGVEEEERARVAAGGAGGAARGETVTPAHALKSDVV
- a CDS encoding NADH:flavin oxidoreductase; this encodes MRNRLIKAGANEGMTPQGLPTQALVRHHRELAAGGVGMTTVAYAAVADDGLTFSHQLSMRPEQVAPLRVLTDAVHREGAAACLQITHAGSFTTMRHGGSRAPGSASAGLNAFGMLHGVYFQRAMREADMARVAGQFAAAARLAREAGFDAVEIHMGHGYLLNQFLSPLSNRRRDAFGGGVENRTRFPAAVLRQVKDAVGAELAVCCKLSVSDGVPGGNEPADSAVTARLLEAEGADLLTLSGGRNVESPWALFGSPMPTAQMKAAAPTAVARFGITMLEKRTPRALAFRELYFLEASRVVRRAVRMPLAYIGGVKSIGNVAQLMEEGFDCVALARALIHDPALVANWRSGAVAHSACDSCNGCVARIYDPAGVSCVHGPGNDPALTRIAALQ
- a CDS encoding Rieske 2Fe-2S domain-containing protein produces the protein MTADGNQTGYKAGYKIESRPPEARFARGWHCLGLADGYRDGVPHTLNIFGRRLAAFADSTGAIRVIDGYCPHMGADLSTGTVQGDNLVCPFHGWQWGGDGGCKSIPYCKRVPPKARVGAWETCEQNRLLFIWHDPEGRPAPPEVAIPRIEACFSSDWSDWAIDEMLIRTNCRELVDNISDMAHFGTVHGAPVDYFANLFEDHKATQLMIGRSARLSGDAQLTALSTYFGPAYHITEMSGQMGDQQIHSILLNCHVPIDLNSFALRYGVLVKKIPGLSEEQNRAMAQAYVEQAKQAFYEDVAIWDSKIRIDNPLLCEGDGPIYQMRDWYQQFYTDVEQVRPSSVARRTFELNPGGIEPPALRHVFEA
- a CDS encoding SDR family oxidoreductase; amino-acid sequence: MKTVVITGAASGMGAAVRQRMLADGCRVIGIDLRDADILADLSNPQGRAAAIDAVLSRSGGRIDQLVCCAGLGPHVEPATLVASVNYFGVVALLDGLFEALRQGSDPCAVVVSSNSATLQSWEGSPLRDAYLAGDESGVRAMVAAAAAAEATRDQAGYIAYASSKHAVAAAARQRAAAWGQAGVRFNVVAPGAVETPLLQAGLKDPRYGDAIRDFLPPLGRRAQPEEVAALIVFLCGPQAAYIHGNVVFIDGGLDAAQRPLNF